A single region of the Triticum dicoccoides isolate Atlit2015 ecotype Zavitan chromosome 2B, WEW_v2.0, whole genome shotgun sequence genome encodes:
- the LOC119363869 gene encoding uncharacterized protein LOC119363869, with amino-acid sequence MPPATALMDDVVAEILLRLPPDEPGCLVRACLVSKPWRRLLTGNAFLRSYRKFHGAPPMLGFLHRLYDEDPCVARFVPTAKAFRPPRTDRRCWYALDARHGRALFYDSESDQKPAEFVVWDPVTDGHRRIPLPETPKSWNAAVLCVVDGCDHLDCHGDDPFLVAFVGTDKEEGIWITSACFYSSEASSWSNTSFVEHPDASIEMQPSVLSGNAVYFLCDPSTRILQCDFVGERKLSVIDRPDVHENNIVLITAEDGTLGFAGVQESSIYLWSMEVDPDGAAAWVQHRVVDLGKLLPSRALMIMPDVSGFAQGAGVIFVRTIVGLFTIELKSGRVRKVSSRGRVCTAIPYTSFYTPDRAIRQLNGQ; translated from the exons ATGCCGCCGGCGACGGCGCTGATGGACGATGTGGTCGCGGAGATCCTGCTCCGCCTCCCGCCCGACGAGCCCGGGTGCCTTGTCCGCGCCTGCCTCGTCTCCAAGCCCTGGCGCCGCCTCCTCACGGGTAACGCCTTCCTCCGCAGCTACCGCAAGTTCCACGGGGCACCGCCCATGCTGGGATTCCTCCACCGCCTCTACGACGAGGATCCCTGCGTCGCTCGATTCGTCCCCACCGCGAAGGCCTTCCGCCCGCCACGCACCGACCGCCGCTGCTGGTACGCACTCGATGCCCGCCACGGCCGAGCCCTCTTCTACGAttcagaatcagatcagaagcccgCTGAGTTCGTCGTCTGGGACCCCGTCACGGACGGGCACCGGAGGATTCCCCTTCCCGAGACCCCCAAGTCCTGGAACGCGGCGGTGCTCTGCGTCGTGGATGGCTGCGACCACCTCGACTGCCATGGCGACGACCCCTTCCTCGTGGCATTCGTGGGCACCGACAAGGAGGAGGGGATCTGGATCACGTCCGCGTGCTTCTACTCGTCAGAGGCGAGTTCATGGAGCAACACGAGCTTTGTTGAGCATCCGGATGCTTCCATCGAGATGCAGCCAAGCGTCCTCTCTGGAAATGCAGTCTACTTCCTGTGCGATCCGAGCACTCGAATTCTGCAGTGCGACTTTGTTGGCGAGAGGAAGCTATCGGTGATTGACCGGCCGGACGTGCATGAGAATAACATCGTCCTCATAACAGCGGAGGACGGCACACTGGGATTTGCAGGCGTGCAGGAATCCAGCATTTACCTCTGGTCCATGGAAGTCGATCCCGATGGAGCTGCAGCGTGGGTACAACATCGAGTCGTCGACCTCGGGAAGCTGCTCCCCTCTCGCGCCCTCATGATCATGCCCGATGTGAGTGGATTCGCCCAAGGCGCCGGTGTCATTTTCGTGAGGACTATTGTTGGCCTGTTCACCATCGAGCTCAAGTCCGGCCGAGTAAGAAAGGTGTCCAGCAGGGGAAGGGTCTGCACTGCCATTCCCTACACTAGCTTCTACACTCCAG ATCGTGCTATCCGTCAATTGAACGGCCAGTGA